The sequence CATGGTTAGCCTTATTGACTGGATTTGCGGGTGTTTCTTTGCAGCCAAATGCAGGTTCTCAAGGTGAATTTGCCGGACTATTAGTGATACGTGCTTGGCATAAATCGCGTGGAGACTTTCATAGAAATGTTTGTTTAATCCCTACTAGTGCTCATGGCACTAATCCAGCTAGTGCAGTCATGGCTGGATTTAAAGTAGTGCCTATTACCTGTGATGAATACGGCAATATTGATCTGGAAGATTTAGCTAAAAAGGCAGAAGCTCATTCCTCACAATTAGCCGCTTTAATGGTTACCTATCCTTCAACGCATGGAGTTTTTGAACCACGTATCAGAGATATATGTGATGTTGTTCATTTGCATGGTGGACAGGTTTATTTGGATGGCGCAAATTTGAATGCTCAAGTTGGTCTTTGTAAGCCTGGATCGTATGGAGCAGATGTTTGTCATCTCAACCTTCATAAAACTTTTTGTATTCCTCATGGTGGTGGAGGACCTGGTGTTGGGCCTATCGCTGTTGCTGCTCATTTAATTTCATATCTTCCAGGGCATCCGTTAGCAAATTGTGGTGGGAATCAGGGCATTGGCGCTATTTCTGCGGCCCCATTTGGGAGTGCAGGAATCTTGCCAATTAGCTGGATGTATTTGCGCATGATGGGTGCAGAAGGCTTGCGACAAGCAAGTTCAATTGCAATGCTGTCTGCAAATTACATTGCTCATCGACTAAATCCGTTTTATCCAGTTCTGTTTAAGGGCCTTAAAGGATTAGTTGCCCATGAATGTATTTTGGATTTACGCCCACTTAAAAAGATTGCTGGAATTGAGGTTGATGATATTGCTAAGCGGTTGATGGATTATGGCTTTCATGCCCCAACTGTTAGTTGGCCTGTGGCTGGAACTTTGATGGTGGAACCAACTGAGAGTGAAAGTCTTGAAGAATTGGACCGTTTTTGTGAGGCCATGATTTCCATACGAGCAGAAATCAAGGCAATTGAATTAGGTGATTTTGATGCTTTGGATAATCCATTGAAACGTGCGCCTCATACATTGGGAGCTGTTACAGCAGAGGAATGGGATCGCCCATATTCTCGTGCTAAAGCGGCTTTCCCATTGATAGAGCAGCGTAAAAATAAGTTCTGGCCGGCTGTTGCTCGGATTGATAACGCATATGGAGATCGCAATTTGGTTTGTAGTTGTAATACTTTTGAGGAGTTCAACGAACTATAAATTCATAGACCCTCTGGCCGAAGAGACCAAAAAGAGGTAAATTTTCATCGAAAACCGAATTTTTGGTTTTATTACGCTGCCTAGAGATGTTTTCTGACTAATCTTTGCCGCAGCGGTACTCATTGCTGGAGGGGACAGCATGATTCGCAACACTTCGTCTGATAAACCTTCATCTATCCATGAGAAGGAGGAGTTGATTCTGCCTTCTTTTTCGGAAGGTCTTGAGGTTGCAATGAATAGTGGGAAGTCATTTCAGATTGAAGGAACAAATGTGGTTCGTGTTCCATTTGGAATACGCCATCCACAAAAAAAGAGGCCTGAAAGGCCTCAAAGATGGGCAACCTTAGTACTACCTTTTCAGCCACTGGGCTCTCCAACTCCGCCCCCACAGGCTGCTTAATATTGCTTTATGCAGCGATTTTTATTGATTGGTTTTCAAGAATTTGATGGTAATAATCTCTTAATTGATTAGTAGCACTAGCCCAACCCCATCGTTCAGCCTCTTCTCTTGCTGCTTTTCGCATTGATATATGTTCAAGATCATTTTTTAGCAATCTTTGAGTGGCATTTATTAAACTCTGTGATCCTTGATTGTTTCCATCGGGGTTGAAGAGACACCCGTTTTTTCCATCGGAAATAATATCTGGTATACCTCCTCTATTTGCTCCTATTACAGGACACCCTGCTGCCATGGCTTCTAAGAGAACCAAACCTAGGGTTTCGGTGCTAGAGGGAAATAAAAATGCATCTCCTGAAGCATAAGCACTAGCTAATTCTTCTCCGGCCAGATATCCAACGAAAGTAGTTGGAGTGTTTTCAAAGGCTTTCTCTAGTTGTTGTCGGTAAGGTCCATCGCCAACAAGAGCAAGTCGTGTATGAGGTAATGCTTCTAATACAGGCTTAATTCTCTCTATTTGCTTTTCCGCTGAAAGTCTCCCAACATATATCAATAGCGCCCCTTCATCAGTAAAATTACCTAAGAGACGTCGACGCATTTCATCGTTACGTAATTCTGGGCGGAATACTTCTGTGTCAACTCCGCGTTGCCATAAAGCAGTATGTTGAATACCTTTCTCGCTAAGTTCTTTAACCATTGCTGTAGAAGTGCATAGATTGAGAACAGCTTGATTATGTGCAGCTTTTAAGAGTTCCCACAACAATGGTTCGAGCATACCCATTCCATAGTGCTCGAGATATTTCGGGAGATGTGTGTGGTAGCTAGCAATAAGAGGGATGTTATTTGTTTTCGCTAGCCATATTCCTCCTAATCCGAGGACCGCAGGATTTACGACATGAACTAAATCTGGTTGAAAACTTTCTAAAGCTTCTGATACTGCTGGTCCTGGGAGTCCAAGCTTTAATTCTGGATAAAGGGGTAATGGCATCGCTGGAACACCTACAACCTTGGCCCCCATGTAGTTGCTAGGGCATCCCTCAGGACAAAAAACGACTACCTCATCTCCCGCAGCAATGAGATGTTTAACTGTTTTTGTGAGACGCGTAACTATTCCATCTACCTTAGGAAGGAAAGTCTCGGTAAAAAAAGCGATCTTCACTTGCGTAATGGTGGAGAGAGCAGGTCCATTTATGACGGCTTTTTAATTGCTTTGGCTTGAGTGGATGTCCAAGCTGATACGCATGGAATCCGATTGCGATCGCAGCGGTCTGACCAGCGTCGCGCTACATCTACTACTTCAGTCAGCAAGCCATCATCAAGGGTAGTTGGATTTAGTCCAAGTTCAATAAAGCAGCGATTATCAACTATTAAGTCATTCTCTACAGCTTCATTCCTTGGATTTGGTAAGTGGTTCAGTTTCGCACCTGTAAGGGCCGCTACTTTCTTGGCAAGCTCACCAACTTGGTGACTTTCAGTCATTTGATTAAAGATTTTGACCCGTTCCCCTTTATCTGGGGGATTTTCAAGGGCCAATTGGACACATTTCACTGAATCTCGGATGTGAATGAAAGCACGTGTTTGCCCACCTGTTCCATGCACTGTGAGTGGATACCCTATTGCTGCCTGCATTAAAAAGCGGTTTAGAACGGTCCCATAATCGCCGTCATAGTCAAAGCGGTTTGTCAGTCTTGGATCTCTATTAGTGGCATCAGTATTCGTGCCCCAAACTATTCCTTGATGAAGATCAGTTATTCGTACATTGTCGTTTTTGTTGTAATAAAGAAAAAGTAATTGGTCTAGCGTTTTGGTCATGTGATAGACACTCCCAGGACTGGCTGGATGCAGTATTTCTTCTTCGAAACGAGTTCCATCTGGCTGAGGAACTTCTACTTTTAAATAACCTTCAGGAATTGTGGCTCCTCGGTGAGATCCATATCCATAAACCCCCATAGTGCCAAGGTGCACAATGTGGATATCTAGGCCGCTTTCTACAATTGCTGTTAAAAGGTTGTGTGTCCCGTTGACATTGTTATCCACTGTGTAGCGCTTAGTTGCGCTGCTTTTCATTGAGTAGGGAGCTGCTCTTTGTTCTGCAAAGTGCACGACGGCATTTGGCTGTTCGTGTTTGAGAAGCTTTAACAGCCGTTCGTATTCTTTTGAGATGTCTAGGTTCTCAAACTTCATAGGTTGACCACCTATTTCTTCCCAAGCTTTAAGGCGGTCTCCCATGCTCGAAATGGGAGTTAGAGACTCCACTTCCAGATCAATATCTATTTTTCGCCGACTTAAATTGTCCACGATTAAAACATCGTGGCCTTGGTCGGCCAAGTTCACTGCACAAGGCCAGCCGCAGAAGCCGTCGCCACCAAGAACTAGAACTTTCAACCCACACTCCTGGAGAAAAGAGCTACTCGCTCAATTTAGTCAAGCTACTACAGGCTTTTCAGCTAATGAAAACCACATAGCCAACTATTGCCATTATAAGCATTACTAGGCTAAAAATTATTAGCTGAAAGTTATTCCTATTACTAGACTCTTGGCTAATTACTTCAATTTTGGGTTCTTTTGCAAAGGCATTAAGCCGTCCGCCTGATTCTTCTGTAACGGACATTGGATTTCAATCGCTCGGCCGAGAATATTTAATTAATTACTTTAGAGGAAACATTCCGTTACTTTCCGTTACTGCTTTTAGTAACCAGCCCTGAGTTTGGGGAACTGGCGAATGCGGTTGATTTTTGAGGGATGCGGCCAGCAAGGAAGGCTTCTCTTCCAGCTTGAACAGCTTTTGCCATTGCTTTTGCCATTGCTGGCGGATCATTAGCCATGGCAATTGCACTGTTCACTAGCACTGCGGCAGCCCCCATTTCTAGAGCTTGGGCGGCCTCGCTAGGGACTCCAATGCCAGCGTCAATAATTACTGGGATTTTTGAATTTTCGATAATCAATCCAATATTGGCTTCATTTCTTATGCCTTGTGCGGAGCCAATTGGAGAGCCCAAGGGCATTACAGTTGCGCAGCCAATTTCTTCAAGTCTTTTTGCTAGAAGTGGATCAGCATTGATATATGGCAAAACTGTGAAACCTTCTTTAATGAGTTGTTCTGCAGCTTGAAGGGTGTCAAATGGATCAGGTAGCAAATGACGTTGGTCAGGGATCACTTCAAGTTTGATGAAATTGTTGTCTTCTTGACCAGACAGTTTTGCTAGTTCTCGCCCAAGTCGTGCAACACGAATCGCTTCTTCTGCATTTGTGCAACCAGCAGTATTAGGCAGCATCCAATATTTGGACCAGGCAATTGCTTGTATAAGCCCTTCATGACCTGGGGCCAGAGCTTGTACTCTTCTGACAGCTACTGTCACCATTTGGCTTTCTGAGAGAAGTAAGCTTTTTTTCATTACTTCCACGCTTGAATACTTCCCTGTTCCAGTGAAAAGCCTGCTACTGAAATCTTTCTTGCCGATTGTTAGCAGATCCTTGCTTTTTTTCATCGAAACTCGTTGAGCTGTATGAGAGGGTTTTGAATTGCCTTGTGAGACATCCTGATTCCATGATTG comes from Prochlorococcus sp. MIT 1307 and encodes:
- a CDS encoding thiazole synthase produces the protein MKKSKDLLTIGKKDFSSRLFTGTGKYSSVEVMKKSLLLSESQMVTVAVRRVQALAPGHEGLIQAIAWSKYWMLPNTAGCTNAEEAIRVARLGRELAKLSGQEDNNFIKLEVIPDQRHLLPDPFDTLQAAEQLIKEGFTVLPYINADPLLAKRLEEIGCATVMPLGSPIGSAQGIRNEANIGLIIENSKIPVIIDAGIGVPSEAAQALEMGAAAVLVNSAIAMANDPPAMAKAMAKAVQAGREAFLAGRIPQKSTAFASSPNSGLVTKSSNGK
- a CDS encoding NAD-dependent epimerase/dehydratase family protein; this translates as MKVLVLGGDGFCGWPCAVNLADQGHDVLIVDNLSRRKIDIDLEVESLTPISSMGDRLKAWEEIGGQPMKFENLDISKEYERLLKLLKHEQPNAVVHFAEQRAAPYSMKSSATKRYTVDNNVNGTHNLLTAIVESGLDIHIVHLGTMGVYGYGSHRGATIPEGYLKVEVPQPDGTRFEEEILHPASPGSVYHMTKTLDQLLFLYYNKNDNVRITDLHQGIVWGTNTDATNRDPRLTNRFDYDGDYGTVLNRFLMQAAIGYPLTVHGTGGQTRAFIHIRDSVKCVQLALENPPDKGERVKIFNQMTESHQVGELAKKVAALTGAKLNHLPNPRNEAVENDLIVDNRCFIELGLNPTTLDDGLLTEVVDVARRWSDRCDRNRIPCVSAWTSTQAKAIKKPS
- a CDS encoding high light inducible protein, translated to MSVTEESGGRLNAFAKEPKIEVISQESSNRNNFQLIIFSLVMLIMAIVGYVVFIS
- a CDS encoding glycosyltransferase family 1 protein produces the protein MKIAFFTETFLPKVDGIVTRLTKTVKHLIAAGDEVVVFCPEGCPSNYMGAKVVGVPAMPLPLYPELKLGLPGPAVSEALESFQPDLVHVVNPAVLGLGGIWLAKTNNIPLIASYHTHLPKYLEHYGMGMLEPLLWELLKAAHNQAVLNLCTSTAMVKELSEKGIQHTALWQRGVDTEVFRPELRNDEMRRRLLGNFTDEGALLIYVGRLSAEKQIERIKPVLEALPHTRLALVGDGPYRQQLEKAFENTPTTFVGYLAGEELASAYASGDAFLFPSSTETLGLVLLEAMAAGCPVIGANRGGIPDIISDGKNGCLFNPDGNNQGSQSLINATQRLLKNDLEHISMRKAAREEAERWGWASATNQLRDYYHQILENQSIKIAA